The following coding sequences lie in one Halorarum halophilum genomic window:
- a CDS encoding HVO_0476 family zinc finger protein produces the protein MSDSDAAERVPADCPGCGARTAHEVLKPGGHATVRCTECGHTHKIEIEAPTTVDVDVVVSQEGESYPTTLPGNPEETVELGDEFVVETPEAIQQVRVTAVELDGEHRVEEAQLEEVGTVWTRVVDNVGVNVTVHPKDGRREETRSLKVHVPGDFEFTVGDVERFGDDEFEIEGVQVRDDAEGYRREKFDHEGDVVFAKDVKRVYARDETTTAWSAW, from the coding sequence ATGAGCGATTCCGACGCCGCCGAGCGCGTGCCGGCGGACTGCCCAGGCTGTGGCGCCCGGACGGCACACGAGGTGCTGAAACCGGGCGGTCACGCCACCGTCCGCTGTACGGAGTGCGGCCACACGCACAAGATCGAGATCGAGGCGCCGACCACGGTCGACGTCGACGTCGTCGTCTCCCAGGAGGGGGAGTCGTACCCGACGACGCTCCCGGGGAACCCCGAGGAGACGGTCGAACTCGGCGACGAGTTCGTCGTCGAGACGCCCGAGGCCATCCAGCAGGTCCGCGTCACCGCCGTCGAACTCGACGGCGAGCACCGCGTCGAGGAGGCCCAGCTGGAGGAGGTCGGGACCGTCTGGACCCGCGTCGTCGACAACGTCGGCGTCAACGTCACCGTCCACCCGAAGGACGGACGGCGCGAGGAGACGCGCAGCCTGAAGGTGCACGTCCCGGGTGACTTCGAGTTCACCGTCGGCGACGTCGAGCGTTTCGGCGACGACGAGTTCGAGATCGAGGGCGTGCAGGTCCGGGACGACGCGGAGGGGTACCGGCGCGAGAAGTTCGACCACGAGGGCGACGTAGTGTTCGCGAAGGACGTGAAGCGGGTGTACGCGCGCGACGAGACGACGACCGCCTGGTCCGCCTGGTAG
- a CDS encoding Hsp20/alpha crystallin family protein, which produces MRDDRDDPFGDIFDEIERMMNQMTGAGSRGGDAGFGSETHVSVHHDDGQVRLVADLPGVGKDDIDLKCDGRMLTISAHSETRRYDERVRLPVRVDEHSASASFNNGVLEVTFDALEPSADIDVE; this is translated from the coding sequence ATGCGGGACGACCGCGACGACCCCTTCGGCGACATCTTCGACGAGATCGAGCGGATGATGAACCAAATGACGGGCGCGGGATCCCGGGGCGGCGATGCGGGCTTCGGCAGCGAGACGCACGTCTCCGTCCATCACGACGATGGGCAGGTCCGGCTGGTGGCCGACCTCCCCGGCGTCGGGAAGGACGACATCGACCTGAAGTGCGACGGGCGGATGCTCACCATCAGCGCCCACAGCGAGACGCGGCGCTACGACGAGCGCGTCCGGCTCCCCGTCCGCGTCGACGAGCACTCCGCCTCGGCGTCGTTCAACAACGGCGTCCTCGAGGTGACCTTCGACGCGCTGGAGCCGTCGGCGGACATCGACGTGGAGTAG
- the kdgK1 gene encoding bifunctional 2-dehydro-3-deoxygluconokinase/2-dehydro-3-deoxygalactonokinase, translated as MTDLVTFGESMLRFSPPTGEPLERTDTLDVHAAGAESNVAVAAQRLGLDTAWLSKLPDSPLGRRVLSELHSHGVDTDVVLDEGRQGVYYIDRESITERRNVIYDRDDASVRTTRVEDLPLDRVRSADMFYTTGITPALSATLFDTTSELLDIAGDADVTTGFDVNYRSKLWTPAEARDTLVDLLPSVDLLFVPERDAELIFEQTGPVEERAAYFADEFGIDTVVVTQGSDGATALRDGSAVRADTFEVETIDSIGSGDAFVGGFLARYLDGDDLTTALRYGCATAALKRTIRGDLAVTTPEEVESLL; from the coding sequence ATGACTGACCTGGTGACGTTCGGCGAGTCGATGCTCCGCTTCTCGCCCCCCACCGGCGAGCCGCTCGAACGAACGGACACGCTCGACGTCCACGCGGCCGGCGCCGAGAGCAACGTCGCGGTGGCGGCCCAGCGTCTGGGCCTCGACACCGCGTGGCTCTCGAAGCTCCCGGACTCGCCGCTCGGCCGTCGCGTCCTCTCGGAGCTCCACTCACACGGGGTCGACACGGACGTCGTGCTGGACGAGGGCCGCCAGGGCGTCTACTACATCGATCGGGAGAGCATCACCGAGCGACGGAACGTGATCTACGACCGGGACGACGCCAGCGTCCGGACGACCCGGGTCGAGGACCTCCCCCTCGACCGCGTCAGGAGCGCGGACATGTTCTACACGACCGGCATCACGCCCGCGCTCTCGGCGACGCTGTTCGACACCACCAGCGAACTGCTCGACATCGCCGGCGACGCCGACGTCACGACCGGGTTCGACGTCAACTACCGGTCGAAGCTCTGGACGCCCGCGGAGGCCCGCGACACGCTCGTCGACCTCCTCCCGTCCGTCGACCTCCTGTTCGTTCCCGAGCGCGACGCGGAGCTGATCTTCGAGCAGACCGGTCCGGTGGAGGAGCGGGCCGCGTACTTCGCCGACGAGTTCGGTATCGACACCGTCGTCGTCACGCAGGGCAGCGACGGCGCGACCGCGCTCCGCGACGGTTCCGCCGTCCGGGCGGACACGTTCGAGGTGGAGACGATCGATTCGATCGGCTCGGGCGACGCCTTCGTCGGCGGGTTCCTCGCGCGCTACCTGGATGGCGACGATCTCACCACGGCGCTGCGGTACGGCTGTGCCACGGCGGCGCTCAAGCGCACGATTCGCGGCGACCTCGCGGTCACGACCCCCGAGGAAGTCGAGTCCCTGCTCTGA
- a CDS encoding phosphosulfolactate synthase, whose translation MPDSERAFGFLHQNHRPDKPREKGITEIRGPYYDPMGPRELRDILETMGRYVDIYKFSGGSFALMPEDAVRELIDVCHEYDVEVSTGGFIENVLVRDHDEVERYVEEAGDLGFDIVEISSGFLAIDVDDMVGLTELVDDQGMKPKPEINVQFGAGGASSVEELEGEEAIDPASAIAEAERHLDAGAYKIMVESEGITERVREWRTDVAFAIANEVGIEHCVFEAADPPVFEWYIKNFGPNVNLFVDNSQIVELECMRSGLWGKKSSWGRTVTYDRG comes from the coding sequence ATGCCCGACTCCGAGAGAGCGTTCGGCTTCCTGCACCAGAACCACCGGCCGGACAAGCCGCGCGAGAAGGGGATCACCGAGATACGCGGCCCGTACTACGATCCGATGGGCCCCCGGGAACTCCGCGACATCCTCGAGACGATGGGCCGGTACGTGGACATCTACAAGTTCTCCGGCGGCTCTTTCGCGCTGATGCCCGAGGACGCCGTTCGGGAACTCATCGACGTCTGCCACGAGTACGACGTCGAGGTGTCGACCGGCGGCTTCATCGAGAACGTGCTCGTCCGGGACCACGACGAGGTCGAACGGTACGTCGAGGAGGCCGGCGATCTCGGCTTCGACATCGTCGAGATCTCCAGCGGGTTCCTCGCGATCGACGTCGACGACATGGTGGGGCTCACCGAGCTTGTCGACGACCAGGGCATGAAGCCGAAACCCGAGATCAACGTCCAGTTCGGCGCGGGCGGCGCGTCGAGCGTCGAGGAACTCGAGGGCGAGGAGGCGATCGACCCGGCGAGCGCCATCGCGGAGGCCGAGCGACACCTCGACGCCGGCGCGTACAAGATCATGGTCGAGTCGGAGGGGATCACCGAGCGCGTCCGCGAGTGGCGGACGGACGTCGCGTTCGCAATCGCGAACGAGGTGGGGATCGAGCACTGCGTGTTCGAGGCGGCCGACCCGCCGGTGTTCGAGTGGTACATCAAGAACTTCGGCCCGAACGTCAACCTCTTCGTCGACAACTCCCAGATCGTCGAACTCGAGTGCATGCGGTCGGGGCTCTGGGGGAAGAAGAGTAGCTGGGGTCGGACCGTCACCTACGACCGCGGGTGA
- a CDS encoding TOBE domain-containing protein, translated as MHDPENLFVADFIGSPSPNLFDCQVATNGGSVRLESDEFTLEPTPEQADALRDRAGDHVVFGIRPEYLDLTTATGDFEAAVDVVEPLGDRDAVHLSIGEKPLSAVTQQGQVSRGTDRLAVDVDVGEGWVFSPDGDRLV; from the coding sequence TTGCACGATCCCGAGAACCTGTTCGTCGCGGACTTCATCGGCTCCCCGTCGCCGAACCTCTTCGACTGTCAGGTCGCCACGAACGGCGGCTCCGTCCGCCTGGAGAGCGACGAGTTCACGCTCGAACCCACGCCCGAGCAGGCCGACGCCCTCCGCGACCGGGCGGGCGACCACGTCGTCTTCGGCATCCGCCCCGAGTACCTCGACCTCACGACGGCGACGGGCGACTTCGAGGCGGCCGTCGACGTCGTGGAACCGCTCGGCGACCGCGACGCGGTCCACCTCTCGATCGGGGAGAAGCCGCTCTCCGCGGTGACACAGCAGGGGCAGGTGTCGCGGGGGACCGATCGCCTCGCGGTCGACGTGGACGTCGGGGAGGGGTGGGTGTTCTCGCCGGACGGCGACCGGCTGGTCTGA
- a CDS encoding aldehyde ferredoxin oxidoreductase family protein, with product MLHAEGPLLTVDLDAREATTDDVDDTLARFIGGRGVNTALAYDRIPFDADPFGPENRVYLSTGPMQASRMSFTGRMAATALSPLTGGLLSSNAGGFLSRNFTGTGNAVVELVGAADELLAIHVRDDGVEFEPVPDLAGAEVPEVTEWAETEHDLEAENLACIGPAGENRVRFASVMTSETRAFGRGGLGAVLGAKNVKVLTFEGDAAPEIDVDATAMDIHREAATSEHIMKRQGTTSVTDLANEVEAFPTRYFSETSYEKAESINGDAVEDKKFKKGTCSQCAFACKLPTRDEAAGVETEGPEFETVMSFGGNCDEDDIVEVMRSNEQCDRYGLDTISAGDTVAAYLASEDAFGDTELIHELVDKIAHREGIGDTLAEGVDRVHGELGVDNWTVKGMDFPAHDGRTLNGQGLSFAVANRGADHMYATFYAYEYPLVAKEEAFDPEGLPPEKVERLVEVENTRALEDCGIICRFSRGMMTPERFEALFEADYDDLLAVGDRVVTLERRFNNERGFDRADDTLPYSLDGFHEALDEYYSVRGWTPDGTVPADAAGSAAGGASAD from the coding sequence ATGCTTCACGCCGAAGGGCCACTCCTGACCGTCGACCTCGACGCGCGGGAGGCGACGACCGATGACGTCGACGACACGCTCGCCCGATTCATCGGCGGTCGGGGCGTCAACACGGCGCTCGCGTACGACCGCATCCCGTTCGACGCCGACCCGTTCGGACCGGAGAACCGCGTCTACCTCTCGACCGGGCCGATGCAGGCCAGCCGCATGAGCTTCACCGGCCGGATGGCAGCCACTGCGCTCTCGCCGCTCACCGGCGGGTTGCTCTCGTCGAACGCCGGCGGCTTCCTCTCGCGGAACTTCACCGGAACCGGCAACGCGGTCGTCGAACTCGTCGGCGCCGCCGACGAACTGCTCGCGATCCACGTCCGGGACGACGGGGTCGAGTTCGAACCGGTCCCCGACCTCGCCGGAGCCGAGGTGCCCGAGGTGACCGAGTGGGCCGAGACGGAACACGACCTGGAGGCGGAGAACCTCGCCTGCATCGGCCCTGCGGGCGAGAACCGGGTCCGGTTCGCGTCGGTCATGACCTCCGAGACGCGCGCGTTCGGCCGCGGCGGCCTAGGCGCCGTCCTCGGGGCGAAGAACGTGAAGGTGCTCACCTTCGAGGGCGACGCGGCCCCCGAGATCGACGTCGACGCGACGGCGATGGACATCCACCGCGAGGCCGCGACGAGCGAGCACATCATGAAGCGCCAGGGGACCACCAGCGTCACCGACCTCGCGAACGAGGTGGAGGCGTTCCCGACGCGCTACTTCTCCGAGACGTCCTACGAGAAGGCCGAATCCATCAACGGCGACGCGGTCGAGGACAAGAAGTTCAAGAAGGGGACCTGCTCGCAGTGCGCGTTCGCCTGCAAGCTCCCGACGAGGGACGAGGCCGCCGGTGTCGAAACGGAGGGGCCGGAGTTCGAGACGGTGATGTCGTTCGGTGGCAACTGCGACGAGGACGACATCGTCGAGGTCATGCGCTCGAACGAGCAGTGCGATCGCTACGGGCTCGACACCATCTCGGCGGGCGACACCGTCGCCGCCTACCTGGCCAGCGAGGACGCCTTCGGCGACACGGAGTTGATCCACGAACTGGTCGACAAGATCGCCCACCGTGAGGGGATCGGCGACACGCTGGCGGAGGGCGTCGACCGCGTCCATGGCGAACTCGGCGTCGACAACTGGACGGTGAAGGGGATGGACTTCCCCGCCCACGACGGTCGTACCCTCAACGGCCAGGGGCTCTCGTTCGCGGTAGCGAACCGCGGCGCCGACCACATGTACGCCACCTTCTACGCGTACGAGTACCCGCTCGTGGCCAAGGAGGAAGCGTTCGACCCCGAGGGCCTGCCGCCCGAGAAGGTCGAACGCCTGGTTGAGGTCGAGAACACCCGCGCGCTGGAGGACTGCGGGATCATCTGCCGGTTCTCGCGCGGCATGATGACGCCCGAGCGCTTCGAGGCGCTGTTCGAGGCGGACTACGACGACCTGCTCGCGGTCGGCGACCGCGTCGTCACGCTCGAACGGCGGTTCAACAACGAGCGCGGTTTCGACCGCGCCGACGACACGCTGCCGTACTCGCTCGACGGGTTCCACGAGGCGCTCGACGAGTACTATAGCGTCCGCGGCTGGACGCCCGACGGCACCGTTCCCGCTGACGCCGCCGGGAGTGCGGCCGGCGGGGCGAGCGCGGACTGA
- a CDS encoding MmgE/PrpD family protein translates to MTTTAELAEFADSVSYESLSTDVREELKKRVLDSVGIGIGAIGAEPVDAVAATVTEFGGDGPCHLWGREETAPPADAAMYNTALTRYLDFMDSFLAPGETPHPSDNIASIVACGELADASGTELIEGIGVAYEVQGELAWNAPVRDRGFDHVTHTVISAATGAGTVLDLPDEQLRNAIGIAGTAHNALRVTRTGGINEWKGIASANAARNAVYSVMLARNGMEGPVDLFEGQKGWKEVVSGEFEVDLDPGCEHVFDTMTKRYVAETYAQSAVEGIIELAERERIDHEAVEAIRLETFAGAKLIIGGGEGSRYEVETKAQADHSLPYMLAASLIDREMTNAAYEPERIRRDAVQTLLRTVAVEEDPALTDRFEDGEMPARIEVELADGTVHRIEKDAFGGHPSEPMSWEGVEAKFATMAEGRYDEARRTEIVETIRDLEEHDVADLVGLLD, encoded by the coding sequence ATGACGACGACAGCGGAACTCGCCGAGTTCGCCGACTCCGTCTCGTACGAGTCGTTGTCGACGGACGTCCGGGAGGAACTCAAGAAGCGCGTGCTCGATTCGGTCGGCATCGGCATCGGGGCGATCGGCGCGGAACCGGTCGACGCCGTCGCGGCCACCGTCACCGAGTTCGGGGGCGACGGCCCGTGCCACCTCTGGGGGCGCGAGGAGACCGCCCCGCCGGCCGACGCGGCGATGTACAACACGGCGCTCACGCGATATCTCGACTTCATGGACTCGTTCCTCGCGCCCGGGGAGACGCCGCACCCGAGCGACAACATCGCGAGCATCGTCGCGTGCGGCGAACTCGCGGACGCGTCCGGGACTGAACTGATCGAGGGGATCGGCGTCGCTTACGAAGTCCAGGGTGAACTCGCGTGGAACGCGCCCGTCCGGGACCGGGGCTTCGACCACGTGACCCACACGGTCATCTCGGCGGCCACCGGCGCCGGGACGGTTCTCGATCTCCCCGACGAACAGCTTCGGAACGCCATCGGCATCGCGGGGACCGCGCACAACGCGCTCCGCGTCACCCGGACGGGCGGGATCAACGAGTGGAAGGGGATCGCGAGCGCGAACGCCGCCCGGAACGCCGTGTACTCCGTGATGCTCGCCCGAAACGGGATGGAGGGGCCGGTCGACCTGTTCGAGGGTCAGAAGGGGTGGAAGGAGGTCGTCTCCGGGGAGTTCGAGGTCGATCTCGACCCCGGGTGCGAGCACGTGTTCGACACGATGACGAAGCGGTACGTCGCCGAGACGTACGCGCAGTCGGCGGTGGAGGGGATCATCGAACTCGCCGAGCGGGAGCGGATCGACCACGAGGCGGTCGAGGCGATCCGCCTCGAGACGTTCGCGGGCGCGAAACTCATCATCGGCGGCGGCGAGGGGTCGCGGTACGAGGTCGAGACCAAGGCGCAGGCGGATCACTCGCTCCCGTACATGCTCGCGGCGTCGCTCATCGACCGGGAGATGACCAACGCGGCGTACGAACCCGAGCGGATTCGTCGCGACGCCGTGCAGACGCTGCTCCGGACGGTCGCGGTCGAGGAGGACCCGGCCCTGACCGACCGGTTCGAGGACGGCGAGATGCCCGCCCGTATCGAGGTCGAACTCGCGGACGGCACGGTCCATCGGATCGAGAAGGACGCGTTCGGCGGCCACCCGTCGGAGCCGATGTCCTGGGAGGGGGTCGAGGCGAAGTTCGCGACGATGGCCGAGGGGCGCTACGACGAGGCCCGCCGGACCGAGATCGTCGAGACGATCCGGGACCTCGAGGAGCACGACGTCGCCGACCTCGTCGGCCTCCTCGACTGA
- a CDS encoding ATP-grasp domain-containing protein produces MTDADLRLAVTTRAETFERIRGPFAERGIAVVHADPTERVLPLADPGFPDADVGWVYPSRLMEGAVLDAHLDVPWVNGRDAVLASRNKAGVLASLGEARLPVPETTLVSNPADEDAVLDAAAGIGYPLVLKPNSTTRGVGVTKVADPDSLLGSTDYLDLVHDYRATGDKSYLLQEFLPDARDYRVMVVDGAFAGAVERRLPDDETAAGKWKHNVHRGAVAEGVSPPGEHRRLAERAADVLDVPLLGVDILETDGRLVVSETNARPTVDEATKYEEGFYDDLARLVRRTADGGRT; encoded by the coding sequence GTGACCGACGCCGACCTCCGCCTCGCCGTGACGACCCGCGCGGAGACGTTCGAGCGGATCCGGGGGCCGTTCGCGGAGCGCGGTATCGCGGTCGTCCACGCCGACCCGACCGAGCGGGTACTTCCCCTCGCCGACCCCGGCTTCCCGGACGCCGACGTCGGCTGGGTGTACCCGTCGCGGCTGATGGAGGGCGCGGTGCTCGACGCCCACCTCGACGTCCCCTGGGTGAACGGCCGCGACGCGGTGCTCGCCTCGCGGAACAAGGCCGGCGTCCTCGCGTCGCTGGGCGAAGCGAGGCTGCCCGTCCCCGAGACGACGCTCGTGTCGAACCCCGCGGACGAGGACGCGGTGCTCGACGCGGCCGCGGGGATCGGCTACCCCCTCGTCCTCAAGCCGAACTCGACGACCCGCGGGGTCGGCGTGACGAAGGTCGCCGACCCCGACTCGCTGCTCGGCTCGACGGACTACCTCGACCTGGTGCACGACTACCGGGCGACTGGCGACAAGTCGTACCTCCTCCAGGAGTTCCTCCCGGACGCGCGCGACTACCGCGTGATGGTCGTGGACGGGGCGTTCGCCGGCGCCGTCGAGCGCCGGCTTCCCGACGATGAGACGGCGGCAGGGAAGTGGAAACACAACGTCCACCGGGGAGCCGTCGCGGAGGGCGTATCCCCGCCCGGGGAACACCGACGGCTCGCCGAGCGCGCGGCCGACGTGCTGGACGTCCCGCTGCTCGGGGTGGATATTCTGGAGACCGATGGGCGCCTCGTCGTCTCCGAGACGAACGCGCGGCCGACGGTGGACGAGGCGACGAAGTACGAGGAGGGGTTCTACGACGACCTGGCTCGACTGGTCCGGCGGACCGCGGACGGCGGCCGGACCTGA
- a CDS encoding protein-L-isoaspartate(D-aspartate) O-methyltransferase: protein MDFEVARERMVDRLVSAGRIRRDATAEALRAVPRHEFVPPDRRGAAYEDRPLPIGGNQTVSAPHMVAVMSDLLAPAPDDDVLEIGTGCGYHAAVTAELLDTGSVSSVEYEGSLAADARERLDRLGYDDVDVRVGDGHEGWPEHAPYDAAYLTCAAPSVPDAVLEQVREGGVVIAPVGKVRQELVRLEVTPGGVEREEHGGVRFVPMVGG from the coding sequence ATGGACTTCGAGGTGGCACGGGAGCGGATGGTGGACCGACTCGTCTCCGCCGGGCGGATCCGGCGGGACGCGACGGCCGAGGCGCTCCGTGCGGTCCCGCGCCACGAGTTCGTCCCGCCGGACCGTCGGGGGGCGGCCTACGAGGACCGCCCGCTCCCAATCGGCGGGAACCAGACAGTGAGCGCGCCCCACATGGTCGCGGTCATGTCCGACCTGCTCGCGCCGGCCCCCGACGACGACGTGCTCGAGATCGGGACCGGCTGCGGTTACCACGCCGCCGTCACCGCCGAACTCCTCGATACGGGGAGCGTCTCGTCGGTGGAGTACGAGGGGTCGCTGGCCGCGGACGCGCGGGAGAGGCTCGACCGGCTGGGCTACGACGACGTCGACGTCCGGGTCGGCGACGGCCACGAGGGGTGGCCCGAGCACGCGCCCTACGACGCCGCTTACCTCACTTGCGCGGCCCCCTCGGTCCCCGACGCCGTCTTGGAACAGGTCCGTGAGGGCGGCGTCGTGATCGCCCCGGTCGGCAAGGTCCGCCAGGAGCTCGTCAGGCTGGAGGTGACGCCCGGCGGAGTCGAGCGCGAGGAGCACGGCGGCGTCCGGTTCGTCCCGATGGTCGGTGGATGA
- a CDS encoding amidase — protein sequence MYVDEAELADVVASFRTGRSTPASYLDRCRDRVERVDATVRAFLREDDRWTRVTDRLDALDGSGESLAERPPLYGVPVGVKDIFNVDGLSTRAGTDLPPELFDGPESAAWRRLADAGAVPLGKTVTTEFAYFEPGPTRNPHDTTRTPGGSSSGSAAAVAAGLCPLALGSQTIGSVIRPAAFCGVVGFKPTHGRVPTDGVVPVSPTLDHVGTFTQDLEGAELAGAVLCDDWRTVPRPRGKPTLGVPDEAYLDQAEPVGRERFERQVERLESAGFDVRRTDALQDVEELNGSHERLMAAEMALAHRDHGWYPDHADEYASETRRLVEGGDGTTVAELGAARTVRRDNQRRLRTRMEEAGIDCWVTPAAPGPAPKGIDDTGDPAMNLPWTNAGFPAVTFPVESTEDGLPLGLQCVATTGADEELLRWARLVADELGR from the coding sequence ATGTACGTCGACGAGGCCGAACTCGCGGACGTCGTCGCCTCCTTCCGAACTGGACGGTCGACGCCCGCGTCGTATCTCGACCGATGTCGCGACCGCGTCGAGCGCGTAGACGCGACGGTCCGAGCGTTCCTCCGGGAGGACGATCGCTGGACGCGGGTGACCGACCGTCTGGACGCGCTCGATGGGTCGGGCGAGTCGCTCGCCGAACGGCCGCCGCTGTACGGGGTCCCGGTCGGAGTGAAGGACATCTTCAACGTCGACGGGCTGTCGACGCGGGCGGGCACGGATCTCCCGCCGGAGCTGTTCGACGGCCCGGAGTCCGCCGCGTGGCGGCGGTTGGCGGACGCCGGCGCGGTCCCGCTCGGGAAGACGGTGACGACCGAGTTCGCCTACTTCGAGCCCGGCCCGACGCGGAACCCCCACGACACGACCCGGACCCCCGGCGGGTCGAGTTCCGGCTCTGCGGCGGCTGTCGCCGCCGGGCTCTGTCCCCTGGCGCTCGGTTCCCAGACGATCGGGTCGGTGATCCGACCCGCGGCGTTCTGCGGCGTCGTCGGCTTCAAGCCGACTCACGGCCGCGTCCCGACGGACGGCGTCGTTCCCGTCTCGCCGACGCTCGACCACGTGGGCACCTTCACGCAGGACCTGGAAGGCGCCGAACTCGCCGGCGCCGTGCTCTGTGACGACTGGAGAACCGTCCCGCGGCCGAGGGGGAAACCGACCCTCGGCGTCCCCGACGAGGCGTACCTCGACCAGGCCGAGCCCGTCGGCCGCGAGCGGTTCGAACGCCAGGTGGAGCGACTGGAGTCCGCCGGGTTCGACGTCCGCCGAACGGACGCCCTGCAAGACGTCGAGGAGTTAAACGGGAGCCACGAACGGTTGATGGCGGCGGAGATGGCCCTGGCACATCGCGACCACGGGTGGTACCCCGACCACGCCGACGAGTACGCCTCGGAGACCCGTCGACTCGTCGAGGGCGGGGACGGGACGACCGTGGCCGAACTCGGCGCCGCGAGAACCGTCCGCCGGGACAACCAGCGGCGGTTACGGACGCGCATGGAGGAGGCGGGCATCGACTGCTGGGTGACGCCCGCGGCACCGGGACCGGCACCCAAGGGGATCGACGACACCGGCGATCCCGCGATGAACCTCCCCTGGACGAACGCGGGCTTCCCGGCGGTCACGTTCCCCGTCGAATCGACCGAGGACGGACTCCCGCTCGGGTTGCAGTGCGTCGCCACGACGGGCGCGGACGAGGAACTTCTCAGGTGGGCCCGCCTCGTCGCCGACGAACTCGGTCGGTGA
- a CDS encoding YMGG-like glycine zipper-containing protein yields the protein MGTRIKRTLNRVKFAAIGAAAGASLGALVSRNAASTAAGVGALVGATIGEKRSTVETTIDQIKTKKQS from the coding sequence ATGGGTACTCGAATCAAGCGGACGCTGAACCGCGTCAAGTTCGCAGCCATCGGTGCGGCCGCCGGCGCCTCGCTGGGGGCACTCGTCAGCCGGAACGCCGCGAGTACCGCGGCCGGCGTCGGCGCGCTCGTGGGCGCGACGATCGGGGAGAAACGCTCGACGGTGGAGACGACGATCGATCAGATCAAGACGAAGAAGCAGTCGTAA
- the gap gene encoding type I glyceraldehyde-3-phosphate dehydrogenase translates to MSKSNLSAGDDVTNPVRVGLNGFGRIGRNVFRAVLEDPRIELVGINDVMSGEDMHYLASYDSVMGRLDGLSYDNASEELAIGDTAVPVLDEQDPADLPWDEYDVDVALECTGVFRTREDAMRHVTAGADTVVLSAPPKGEEPVKQLVYGVNHTEYEGEEVVSNASCTTNSVTPVAKVLDEEFGIDHGMLTTVHAYTGSQSLVDGPKGKTRRGRAAAENIVPTSTGAAKAATEILPQLQGKLDGMAMRVPVPNGSITDLVVDLESSPDAEAINDAFRAAADDGPLAGVLGYTDDEVVSRDIVGLPFSSYVDLNSTNVVGEEGLAKILTWYDNEYGFSCRLLDMAAFVEGN, encoded by the coding sequence ATGAGTAAATCGAACCTCTCGGCGGGGGACGACGTGACGAACCCGGTCCGCGTCGGCTTGAACGGGTTCGGCCGCATCGGTCGGAACGTCTTCCGCGCGGTGCTCGAGGATCCGCGGATCGAACTCGTCGGCATCAACGACGTGATGTCGGGCGAGGACATGCACTACCTCGCCTCGTACGACTCGGTGATGGGACGGCTCGACGGCCTCTCCTACGACAACGCCAGCGAGGAGTTGGCCATCGGCGACACGGCCGTCCCCGTGCTCGACGAGCAGGACCCCGCGGACCTGCCGTGGGACGAGTACGACGTCGACGTCGCCCTCGAGTGCACTGGCGTGTTCCGCACGCGCGAGGACGCGATGCGACACGTGACGGCGGGCGCGGACACGGTCGTCCTCTCGGCGCCGCCGAAGGGGGAGGAACCGGTGAAACAGCTGGTCTACGGCGTGAACCACACCGAGTACGAGGGCGAGGAGGTCGTCTCGAACGCCTCCTGCACCACGAACTCCGTGACGCCCGTCGCGAAGGTGCTCGACGAGGAGTTCGGCATCGACCACGGCATGCTCACGACGGTCCACGCCTACACCGGGTCCCAGAGCCTCGTCGACGGCCCGAAGGGGAAGACCCGCCGCGGCCGCGCGGCCGCCGAGAACATCGTCCCCACCTCGACCGGCGCCGCGAAGGCGGCCACCGAGATCCTGCCCCAGCTACAGGGAAAGCTCGACGGGATGGCGATGCGCGTGCCGGTCCCGAACGGCTCCATCACCGACCTCGTCGTCGACCTGGAGTCCTCGCCCGACGCGGAGGCCATCAACGACGCGTTCCGGGCGGCCGCCGACGACGGCCCGCTGGCGGGCGTCCTCGGCTACACCGACGACGAGGTCGTCTCGCGCGACATCGTCGGGCTGCCGTTCTCCTCGTACGTCGACCTGAACTCGACGAACGTCGTGGGGGAGGAGGGGCTGGCGAAGATCCTGACGTGGTACGACAACGAGTACGGCTTCTCGTGCCGCCTGCTCGACATGGCGGCGTTCGTGGAAGGGAACTGA